One region of Actinomycetes bacterium genomic DNA includes:
- a CDS encoding VOC family protein, protein MTAPTLQHIALSVRDIEKSTDWYTRLFDLAVVAEFSEPAPMKVLMAPSGQAIDLRQDPNVRPGEFTQEYIGLDHVGFVCADRTELDAWQQRLQDEGVVRSDIEQSPFGWHLNFRDPDGIPLEFFLPASAGS, encoded by the coding sequence ATGACGGCACCGACGCTGCAGCACATCGCCCTGAGCGTGCGCGATATCGAGAAGAGCACCGACTGGTACACGCGGCTGTTCGACCTGGCAGTGGTCGCCGAGTTCTCCGAGCCGGCCCCGATGAAGGTTCTGATGGCGCCCAGCGGCCAAGCCATCGACCTGCGCCAGGACCCCAACGTACGGCCGGGCGAATTCACCCAGGAGTACATCGGGCTGGACCACGTCGGCTTCGTCTGCGCTGACCGCACCGAGCTGGACGCCTGGCAGCAGCGGCTGCAGGACGAAGGCGTGGTGCGGTCGGACATCGAGCAGTCACCGTTCGGCTGGCACCTGAACTTCCGCGATCCGGACGGGATCCCGCTGGAGTTCTTCCTGCCCGCGAGCGCTGGGTCCTGA